The genomic interval TTGTCGCTACTGTAAAAATCGCTGCCTTTGGCGAACGCACCAATGACTGGTACCGCGCCGGGCTCTTTGCCCGCAACGATATCAGCCACAGTTTTGATGTAGACCGGGGCAGCCCAGGTTCGGTGCTCATGTTCAGCACACCGGCGCGCGCGGGCATGGAATATGATGAATTCGGCGATGGCTGCATGCACAAAGCGGCCAGCGAAAATCTGCCGGAAAACTCCTCAACGCCTATCTGGCTCAGATTGGAACGTCACGGCAACCGGTTCACCGGCTACGTCGGCCTGGACGGAAAGACCTGGTTGATTAAACGTCAATCCAACGATCTGCCCGGCTTGTCCCAATCGATCGATCTCGGACTCGCGGCCGGTTCACCGGACCAAAAGCCGTATACCGTTGAATTTGAGCAGTGGAAAATTTTAGTAGAAGACTAGTTCGCAGCATGTAAGCTTCCAAGGAGAATGTATGCCGATGCAAAAAGTAATTACCATCACCCTGGGGATCCTGTTGGCTGGCCTGTTTATGCCAACCCTCCAGGCCGCATCCGATGGGGCCCAGCCCTTTCGTTCCAACGTTTTCATCACCGATTGGCTGGTCTGCGGCCCCTTTCCCAATGAAAAAGGCCAATCGATAGATACAGATTTCCTGGCTGATCAGGGCGGAGAAGCGGACTTTATTCCCCGGCCCGGTCTTCTGCATACCGGCGCGGCAACAGGCTGGCGACCCGTCCGGGCCGATGCCTCCGGAAAATTGGATTTTATTCGCTGCATGTCCCCCAATCAGGCGAATGTCGCTTATGCGGCCGCGGTCATAGAGTGTCCACAACCGACCTTTGCCATTCTTAAGATAGGCAGCAACGATCGCATCAAGATCTGGCTGAACGGCACCCAGGTGCATTATTATCCGACCGTGCGGTCCAGCGGCCCAGACGCTGACAACGTTGCCGTTTCGTTGCTGCAGGGAAAAAATGTGCTGCTCGCCAAAGTGGACCAGGAAGGGGCCGGATGGTTCATGTATGCGCGCCTGGAAGCGCTGATCAAAATCGATGATCAACTCTGGGTGCTCCACCCTTCCATCAGTCCGACACCGCGCCGGGTGAACGACGGAAAGGTTGCAGACATGGTCAGCATCCTCGCTTTCAACATGAGCGATGAAACCATCGGCCCCATTACCCTGCAGATGAAAAGCAACACGGGCATTCAAAAATTTCTTGCCACTGGACAGTCTATTGAACCTCGCCAAATGGCCTGGCTGCAGGCCGAAGCGGAAACGGACCTCCCTGATCTGAAAAACACCATCACCGCCGAATTGGCGGTCAGCCTGGGAACGGCGCGCAAAACCTTCAAGCTTTCAGAAAAACGGCAACCGATCGTACCCGGCAACGTATACTTGGTTCCCGGCTTTCATGTCGATCCGGTTTGGGTGGACAGCCAAGCGGGCTTTCAGGCCAAAAGTTTTTCCAACGTGGATCAAAACCTGCGCGCCATGGAGGCCGACTCGAGCTATACCGTTTTTTTGCATGAGATTCCCTAC from bacterium carries:
- a CDS encoding DUF1349 domain-containing protein, whose protein sequence is KLHQYISPKAKPAKLQARQSQNRYSVTASGWDFYHAEDAYATVYLKAIKGDFVATVKIAAFGERTNDWYRAGLFARNDISHSFDVDRGSPGSVLMFSTPARAGMEYDEFGDGCMHKAASENLPENSSTPIWLRLERHGNRFTGYVGLDGKTWLIKRQSNDLPGLSQSIDLGLAAGSPDQKPYTVEFEQWKILVED